A section of the Corynebacterium tuberculostearicum genome encodes:
- a CDS encoding sodium:proton antiporter translates to MILALTIALLIGSAVYLIQQRGLVRIVLGMMAFGHGANLMLLATGVYSYRGESFPSQVPHDQMADPLPQAFVLTAVVISMATSTILLTMAAMGKNDDTDVVEPVDDNTIDHAFSTLGRDAQNRQILEESTNQLDRIGQVDHNTPVAERGATQQKEDDK, encoded by the coding sequence ATGATCCTTGCACTGACTATTGCTTTACTCATCGGCAGTGCTGTCTATCTCATCCAGCAGCGCGGCCTGGTACGCATCGTGTTGGGCATGATGGCCTTTGGCCACGGTGCCAACCTGATGCTGCTGGCTACGGGCGTGTATTCCTACCGCGGAGAGTCCTTCCCATCCCAGGTTCCGCACGATCAGATGGCCGACCCGCTGCCGCAGGCCTTCGTGTTGACCGCCGTTGTTATTTCCATGGCAACCTCGACCATCTTGTTGACGATGGCGGCCATGGGCAAGAACGACGACACCGACGTGGTGGAGCCGGTTGATGACAACACCATCGACCATGCCTTTTCGACCTTGGGTCGAGACGCCCAAAATCGCCAAATTTTGGAAGAGTCCACCAATCAGCTGGACCGAATCGGTCAGGTGGACCACAACACTCCCGTTGCAGAACGCGGGGCAACTCAACAGAAGGAGGATGACAAATAA
- a CDS encoding P-II family nitrogen regulator, producing MKLITAIVKPFTLPDIRQALEQQEVRGLTVTESQGFGQQRGHSEVYRGAEYATDFVPKVKLEVVAADDHVEDIINAIVDAAYTGKIGDGKLWVTPVEDAIRVRTGERGEAAL from the coding sequence ATGAAACTCATCACGGCCATCGTTAAGCCCTTCACCCTGCCGGACATCCGCCAGGCTCTGGAGCAGCAGGAAGTACGCGGCCTCACTGTTACAGAAAGCCAGGGCTTCGGACAGCAACGTGGGCACAGCGAGGTATACCGAGGGGCAGAATACGCCACTGACTTTGTGCCCAAGGTCAAGCTGGAGGTTGTTGCGGCCGATGACCACGTCGAAGACATCATTAACGCCATCGTGGATGCTGCCTACACGGGAAAGATCGGCGACGGCAAGCTGTGGGTAACCCCAGTTGAAGATGCCATTCGTGTGCGCACCGGCGAGCGCGGCGAGGCGGCACTTTAA
- a CDS encoding monovalent cation/H+ antiporter subunit E, producing the protein MNAIVYALWLIKEIFVAGISLALAAFKPDNEYNPVIIRYPLRVTSAWEIFWFTSSITATPGTLSLGLREPPRKGLPRIVLVQAVQGSDPAGIVADLADMEQRLAPRVKDIDYGVPGQGETTELDEAFYEYPLESVGRYMRSPDLARAEDTPLSESEADVEKPKRRARNVQRRKETER; encoded by the coding sequence ATGAACGCAATTGTGTATGCATTGTGGCTCATCAAGGAGATTTTCGTCGCCGGCATTAGCTTGGCACTGGCGGCCTTCAAACCGGATAACGAATATAACCCGGTTATCATTCGTTACCCACTGCGCGTGACTAGCGCCTGGGAGATCTTCTGGTTTACGTCTTCCATTACCGCAACCCCGGGCACGCTCTCGCTCGGTTTGCGTGAACCGCCCCGCAAGGGTCTGCCCCGCATCGTGCTGGTACAGGCCGTCCAAGGATCCGACCCAGCGGGAATCGTCGCTGATCTTGCCGATATGGAACAGCGCCTCGCCCCGCGGGTTAAGGACATCGATTACGGAGTCCCGGGTCAAGGGGAGACTACAGAATTGGATGAGGCTTTCTACGAGTATCCGCTCGAGTCCGTCGGTCGTTATATGCGCTCGCCAGACTTGGCTCGGGCGGAGGACACTCCGCTTTCAGAAAGCGAAGCGGACGTCGAAAAGCCAAAGCGCCGCGCCCGCAACGTACAACGCAGAAAGGAGACCGAGCGATGA
- a CDS encoding monovalent cation/H+ antiporter subunit D family protein, giving the protein MADAVAQLLPLFPAVPLIAAAFALLAPWRAVRDSIMLIIPGVGIFAGLGLLIYTMNNGVVAHTVGLYQGNVGIPFAADAFSALMIITTMIVAFGANWFAIVGGETKSRYYPSLTLILITGVCGALLTADLFNFFVFIEVMLLPSYGLITMSGTWSRLAAGRAFVLVNLFASTLLVVGVGYMYSVTGAVNLGALKGAAAGNGPVTVAAGLILIAITAKAGVFPVQSWLPRTYPGTSAAVMGLFSGLHTKVAVYMLYRLYVQLFDLEQRWNVLIIVIMIISMMIGAFGGLAENSIRRVLGYQMLNGMPFILVMLAFTSDDPRRALAAGIMYTIHHMLTVGSLILASGAIEETYGTGLLSKLSGLARRDPIIAWIFAAGAFSVVGFPPFSGMWGKLMIVFEIARVGGAWAWIAIAAIIIASFAAFLAMLRVWRKVFWGKGLPEDKVPDELVIRKKLMAPSAALILGSLCMFIFSGIVLDVVDSAAEQLLDTTAYTETVLGDEPIAVPNIDEIQEGR; this is encoded by the coding sequence ATGGCTGATGCTGTAGCTCAACTCCTTCCGCTATTTCCAGCGGTCCCGCTGATTGCAGCGGCCTTCGCATTGCTGGCACCGTGGCGTGCGGTACGCGATTCCATCATGCTTATCATCCCGGGCGTTGGAATTTTCGCCGGCTTGGGTCTGCTCATCTACACCATGAACAATGGGGTAGTAGCCCATACCGTTGGCCTCTACCAAGGCAATGTGGGTATTCCGTTTGCGGCGGATGCCTTCTCCGCGTTGATGATCATTACTACGATGATCGTCGCGTTTGGTGCCAACTGGTTTGCCATTGTGGGCGGAGAGACTAAGTCTCGCTACTATCCTTCGCTCACCCTGATCTTGATCACTGGTGTGTGCGGTGCATTGCTCACCGCCGACCTCTTTAACTTCTTCGTCTTTATTGAGGTCATGCTTCTGCCGTCCTATGGCCTTATCACCATGTCTGGTACGTGGTCGCGCTTGGCAGCCGGCCGTGCCTTCGTCTTGGTTAACCTTTTCGCCTCCACCTTGTTGGTTGTTGGCGTGGGTTATATGTATTCGGTTACCGGTGCGGTCAACCTGGGCGCGCTGAAGGGCGCAGCGGCAGGCAATGGGCCGGTGACCGTGGCAGCAGGCTTGATCCTCATTGCGATTACTGCCAAGGCCGGCGTGTTCCCCGTGCAGTCGTGGCTGCCACGCACCTACCCAGGGACCTCGGCCGCGGTGATGGGCCTGTTTTCCGGCTTGCACACCAAAGTGGCCGTCTACATGCTCTACCGGCTCTACGTGCAGCTATTCGATCTGGAACAGCGCTGGAATGTGTTGATCATCGTCATCATGATTATCTCCATGATGATCGGCGCCTTTGGCGGCCTAGCGGAAAATTCCATCCGCCGCGTCCTCGGCTACCAGATGCTCAACGGCATGCCCTTCATTTTGGTCATGCTTGCGTTTACCTCTGATGACCCACGTCGCGCACTGGCAGCTGGCATCATGTACACGATTCACCACATGCTGACCGTTGGTTCGCTGATTTTGGCCTCTGGTGCCATTGAGGAGACCTACGGCACTGGCTTGCTCAGCAAGCTTTCCGGCCTTGCTCGCCGCGACCCCATCATCGCGTGGATCTTCGCTGCCGGTGCATTCTCCGTCGTGGGCTTCCCACCGTTCTCGGGAATGTGGGGCAAGCTGATGATCGTCTTCGAGATTGCCCGCGTGGGCGGTGCTTGGGCCTGGATTGCTATCGCGGCCATCATCATCGCTTCCTTCGCTGCCTTCTTGGCCATGCTGCGCGTGTGGCGCAAGGTCTTTTGGGGCAAGGGCCTGCCGGAGGACAAGGTCCCGGATGAATTGGTCATCCGCAAAAAGCTCATGGCCCCATCCGCGGCTCTCATCCTTGGTTCGCTGTGCATGTTCATCTTCTCCGGCATCGTCCTCGATGTCGTGGATTCTGCAGCGGAGCAGCTTTTGGACACTACCGCTTATACTGAAACCGTCTTGGGCGACGAGCCGATTGCCGTTCCCAATATCGATGAAATCCAGGAGGGCCGTTAA
- a CDS encoding cation:proton antiporter: MIDFATLSPFGWVVFVCVFIMGIATWCGVLLALRTRDELTRAITSDIVFYGMICMYLAWSMTNNAPMAYYIALLGAIAAGVLPTLSMARIISKGRR, translated from the coding sequence ATGATTGACTTTGCCACATTGTCCCCGTTCGGCTGGGTCGTATTTGTATGCGTATTCATCATGGGCATCGCCACGTGGTGCGGCGTGCTGCTGGCGCTTCGCACGCGCGATGAGCTCACCCGCGCCATTACCTCGGATATCGTTTTCTACGGCATGATCTGCATGTATTTAGCGTGGTCGATGACGAATAATGCCCCGATGGCGTATTACATTGCACTCCTCGGAGCCATTGCCGCCGGTGTGCTACCGACGCTATCGATGGCCCGCATTATTTCGAAGGGTAGGCGATAA
- a CDS encoding Na+/H+ antiporter subunit G, with protein sequence MAISEIIASVLLIIATLLVVATVVSLWRAPDALTRANLLGPTVGLAVPLIIVAKLVVDFGRDGFSLWLLIQALIACFGVWIIGSVGSFYLGRSIYGVTVTDVKHAKHNHKKIQTVQAEEDDI encoded by the coding sequence ATGGCCATCTCTGAAATTATCGCTTCGGTCCTGCTTATTATCGCTACCCTCTTGGTGGTCGCTACGGTGGTGTCTCTGTGGCGAGCGCCTGATGCCTTGACCCGTGCCAACCTGCTGGGCCCTACCGTGGGACTTGCGGTGCCGCTGATCATCGTGGCCAAGCTAGTCGTGGACTTTGGCCGCGATGGTTTTTCGCTGTGGCTGCTCATCCAAGCACTGATTGCCTGCTTCGGTGTATGGATCATCGGCTCGGTAGGTTCCTTTTATCTGGGCCGTTCCATCTATGGCGTAACCGTCACCGACGTCAAGCACGCCAAGCACAACCATAAGAAAATTCAGACCGTGCAAGCAGAGGAAGACGATATCTAG
- the ffh gene encoding signal recognition particle protein, protein MFDSLSDRLQSALAGLRGKGKLTEADINATAREIRLALLEADVSLTVVRGFIKRIKERARGAEVSEALNPAQQVVKIVNEELIEILGGETRRLNLAKNPPTVIMLAGLQGAGKTTLAGKLAKHLAKQGHTPMLVACDLQRPGAVQQLQIVGERAEVPTFAPDPGTSLDSNEHEMGTSHGDPVDVAKQGIAEAKQKQHDVVIIDTAGRLGIDETLMTQARNIRDAVNPDEVLFVIDSMIGQDAVQTAEAFRDGVDFTGVVLTKLDGDARGGAALSIREVTGKPIMYASTGEKLDDFDVFHPERMSSRILGMGDLLSLIEQAEATLDHQKAEEAASKLGSGELTLNDFLEQMLMIRKMGPIGNLLKMMPGGKQMNEMAAMVDEKQLDRIQAIIRGMTPQEREDPKILNASRRKRIANGSGVSVSEVNQLIERFNQAKKMMSKMAGQFGMGGMGGRSATKKKPKGRKGKNGKRKKGKGGGNRGPKMPGGMPGMGGMPGMPGGGGMPSMEELQKLQQQMGGGGGMPGMPGMPKMPKGMENIDLDNLDFGKGKK, encoded by the coding sequence GTGTTTGACTCACTATCAGACCGCCTACAGTCAGCCCTGGCGGGCCTGCGCGGTAAGGGCAAACTGACCGAGGCTGATATCAATGCCACCGCTCGCGAGATCCGCCTCGCGCTGCTGGAAGCCGACGTGTCTTTGACCGTCGTCCGTGGTTTTATCAAGCGCATCAAGGAACGTGCCCGCGGCGCGGAAGTCTCTGAGGCGCTCAACCCGGCGCAGCAGGTAGTCAAGATCGTCAATGAGGAGCTCATTGAGATCCTTGGTGGCGAAACCCGCCGCCTGAACTTGGCTAAGAACCCGCCGACGGTGATCATGCTCGCCGGCCTGCAGGGTGCTGGTAAAACCACCCTGGCCGGTAAGTTGGCCAAGCACCTAGCTAAGCAGGGCCATACCCCGATGCTGGTGGCCTGTGACTTGCAGCGTCCAGGCGCGGTGCAGCAGCTGCAAATTGTCGGCGAGCGCGCTGAGGTGCCGACTTTCGCACCGGATCCGGGAACCTCCCTAGACTCCAACGAGCATGAAATGGGTACCTCGCACGGGGACCCGGTGGACGTCGCCAAGCAGGGCATTGCTGAGGCTAAGCAGAAGCAGCACGATGTGGTCATCATCGATACCGCTGGCCGCTTGGGCATTGATGAGACCCTGATGACGCAGGCTCGCAATATCCGCGATGCCGTCAACCCGGACGAAGTCCTTTTTGTCATCGACTCGATGATCGGCCAGGACGCCGTGCAGACGGCCGAGGCCTTCCGCGATGGCGTGGACTTTACCGGCGTCGTTCTCACCAAGCTGGACGGTGACGCCCGTGGTGGTGCGGCCTTGTCTATCCGTGAGGTCACCGGCAAGCCCATCATGTACGCCTCTACCGGTGAGAAGCTCGATGATTTCGATGTCTTCCACCCGGAGCGCATGTCCAGCCGCATTCTGGGTATGGGTGATTTGCTCTCCCTTATCGAGCAGGCTGAAGCAACCCTGGACCACCAGAAAGCCGAAGAGGCAGCCTCTAAGCTGGGCTCTGGCGAGCTGACGCTCAATGACTTCCTTGAGCAGATGCTGATGATCCGCAAGATGGGTCCCATCGGCAATCTGCTGAAGATGATGCCCGGCGGCAAGCAGATGAATGAAATGGCCGCCATGGTGGATGAAAAGCAGCTGGACCGCATCCAGGCGATTATTCGCGGTATGACGCCGCAGGAGCGCGAGGATCCGAAGATTCTCAATGCTTCGCGCCGCAAGCGCATTGCTAATGGTTCTGGTGTTAGCGTTTCCGAGGTCAACCAGCTCATTGAGCGCTTCAACCAAGCTAAGAAGATGATGTCCAAGATGGCCGGCCAATTCGGCATGGGCGGCATGGGTGGTCGCTCCGCTACCAAGAAGAAGCCCAAGGGTCGCAAAGGCAAGAATGGCAAGCGAAAGAAGGGCAAAGGCGGCGGCAACCGCGGCCCGAAGATGCCGGGCGGTATGCCGGGCATGGGCGGAATGCCAGGAATGCCCGGTGGCGGCGGCATGCCGTCCATGGAGGAGCTGCAAAAGCTCCAGCAGCAAATGGGCGGCGGCGGTGGCATGCCAGGTATGCCCGGCATGCCAAAGATGCCGAAGGGAATGGAAAATATCGACCTCGACAACCTGGACTTTGGCAAAGGTAAAAAGTAG
- a CDS encoding [protein-PII] uridylyltransferase, translated as MHTAAQIRAEAHASALRVLRSLELPPGTALAATGSFARNEMTPYSDIDVILIYPEGHEPDPALVEQLWYPVWDAKYRLDYALRTPQECGAIAAEDASAGFAQLDLAFVAGRKVLVDEARAQLLAAWRRQLQRGFDDFLDTAITRWKRSGAVAAMTNPDLKNGRGGLRDIQLLRAMALGNLCDFPDLDGEQRLLLDARTLLHVTARRHRDILDPEFAADVAADLGFESRYALTAALVSAAATVNKAVERGLATARGVLGRNASASGRGRRRPLDVDVVAEAGSIFLSRKPNVKDPWLLTRVAAAAARTGYIIAESTWHQLQDLPELPPRWPRAAVDDFFAILSSPRCTPRVIQDLDRYGLWERLVPEWGHVRGLLPRERSHVHAVDHHLIATVTRCAEMRTSVARPDLLLLAALYHDIGKGYGLPHAQVGAEMITRQAARMRLSVADRSRAQTLVAEHTTLARLAATMDPASDGARDALLAAAHYDQLTISLLAVLAEADAQSTGPGVWTPRVEQAQKLIVARALEALKPRVLDRPAVHVPLSTEGVALKVDWEDQEVSVSWCGTSQGELKRIFALLSALGWTIVRANIVREDDGAYKAEFFIRTVQQTLKEAAQEIRFIQSYNSRTYTELPVIAGEVTTAAFDVGGILVIRTVERIGALGHLVEALPDFVWLRHEVMGATMIVNVYLAGQVSRATVVGNVTRALARD; from the coding sequence ATGCATACCGCCGCACAGATTCGCGCCGAGGCCCATGCCTCGGCGCTTCGTGTATTGCGCAGTCTCGAGCTTCCACCTGGAACCGCGCTCGCTGCCACCGGTTCCTTTGCCCGCAATGAGATGACTCCGTACTCGGATATTGATGTCATCCTCATCTATCCGGAAGGCCACGAGCCAGATCCGGCTTTGGTGGAGCAGCTGTGGTATCCCGTGTGGGATGCTAAGTACCGCCTGGATTATGCCCTGCGCACCCCACAAGAGTGCGGGGCGATTGCCGCCGAGGATGCCTCTGCCGGCTTTGCCCAGTTGGATTTGGCCTTTGTAGCAGGACGCAAGGTCCTGGTGGATGAGGCGCGGGCGCAATTGCTTGCGGCGTGGCGGCGCCAGCTGCAGCGCGGCTTTGATGACTTCTTGGATACCGCGATTACTCGGTGGAAACGTTCGGGCGCGGTGGCAGCGATGACGAACCCGGACCTGAAGAATGGGCGCGGGGGACTGCGCGATATTCAGCTCTTGCGCGCGATGGCCTTGGGAAACCTGTGCGACTTTCCAGATCTGGACGGTGAGCAGCGGCTGCTTCTCGACGCCCGCACGCTCCTGCACGTCACAGCCCGGCGCCACCGGGACATACTGGATCCCGAGTTCGCCGCGGACGTAGCGGCGGATCTGGGGTTTGAAAGCCGCTACGCACTGACGGCAGCTTTGGTCAGTGCGGCAGCCACGGTCAATAAGGCGGTGGAGCGCGGCCTTGCAACCGCCCGTGGGGTACTAGGCCGTAATGCTTCAGCGTCCGGCCGGGGTCGGCGCCGCCCGCTCGATGTGGACGTCGTGGCTGAGGCCGGCAGTATTTTCCTTTCGCGCAAGCCAAATGTAAAGGACCCGTGGCTGCTCACCCGCGTGGCGGCTGCCGCGGCACGCACGGGATATATCATCGCCGAGTCCACGTGGCACCAGCTCCAAGATCTGCCCGAGCTGCCGCCACGATGGCCTCGGGCAGCGGTGGATGATTTCTTCGCTATTTTGTCCTCCCCGCGATGCACGCCGCGCGTCATACAGGACTTGGACCGCTATGGCCTGTGGGAACGCTTAGTCCCAGAATGGGGGCATGTGCGCGGCTTATTGCCGCGCGAGCGCAGCCACGTCCATGCAGTGGACCATCATCTCATCGCTACGGTAACGCGGTGCGCGGAGATGCGTACCTCGGTGGCTCGTCCGGACTTATTGCTTTTGGCCGCGCTTTACCATGACATAGGCAAGGGCTACGGGCTCCCTCATGCCCAAGTAGGTGCGGAGATGATTACCCGTCAGGCAGCCCGTATGCGGTTGAGCGTCGCCGATAGGTCGCGCGCCCAAACCCTGGTGGCAGAACATACCACCTTGGCGCGGTTAGCGGCGACGATGGACCCGGCTTCCGATGGCGCTCGCGACGCCCTCTTGGCTGCCGCGCATTATGATCAGCTAACTATTTCCCTGTTAGCGGTTTTGGCAGAGGCGGATGCCCAATCGACCGGGCCTGGCGTGTGGACACCGCGAGTGGAGCAAGCACAGAAGCTGATCGTTGCGCGGGCACTCGAGGCGCTCAAACCGCGTGTTCTCGACCGCCCTGCTGTGCATGTACCCCTATCTACCGAAGGCGTTGCGCTCAAAGTGGATTGGGAAGACCAAGAAGTCAGCGTGTCGTGGTGCGGTACCTCTCAAGGGGAGCTAAAGCGCATCTTCGCCTTGTTATCGGCGCTGGGGTGGACCATCGTGCGAGCGAATATCGTTCGCGAGGACGATGGTGCCTATAAGGCGGAGTTTTTCATCCGCACGGTGCAGCAGACCCTAAAGGAAGCAGCGCAGGAGATAAGGTTTATCCAGTCCTATAACTCACGAACTTATACGGAGCTGCCGGTCATAGCAGGGGAGGTGACCACCGCGGCATTCGATGTGGGCGGTATTTTGGTCATCCGGACGGTCGAGCGCATCGGCGCTTTAGGCCACTTGGTAGAGGCACTGCCGGACTTTGTGTGGCTGCGCCATGAGGTTATGGGCGCGACAATGATCGTCAATGTGTACCTCGCCGGGCAGGTTTCTCGCGCTACCGTGGTGGGGAATGTGACCAGGGCCCTGGCTAGGGACTAA